One genomic region from Pseudomonas sp. R5-89-07 encodes:
- a CDS encoding NADPH:quinone reductase, producing the protein MAKRIQFSAHGGPEVLEYVDYTPAEPGPQQVRVRNEAIGLNFIDTYFRSGLYAPPALPSGLGAEGAGVVDAVGSEVSQFKIGDRVAYGSGPLGAYSQLHVLPAANLVHLPDEISFEQAAGAMLKGLTVQYLLRQTYELKGGETILFHAAAGGVGSLACQWAKALGVKLIGTVSSPEKAALAKSLGAWETIDYSKENVAQRVLELTDGKKVPVVYDGVGKDTWLTSLDSVAPRGLVVSFGNASGAVDGVNLGILSAKGSLYVTRPTLATYASNPKDLQVMADDLFSMIKSGKVRIDINQRYALADAAKAQTELSARRTTGSTILLP; encoded by the coding sequence ATGGCCAAACGTATCCAGTTCAGTGCCCACGGCGGCCCCGAAGTGCTCGAGTATGTGGACTACACGCCAGCAGAACCTGGCCCACAGCAGGTTCGGGTGCGCAACGAAGCCATCGGCCTGAACTTCATCGACACTTACTTTCGCAGCGGCCTTTACGCACCACCGGCCCTGCCATCGGGGCTGGGCGCCGAGGGCGCGGGAGTGGTCGATGCCGTGGGCAGTGAAGTCAGCCAATTCAAGATCGGTGACCGCGTCGCCTATGGCAGCGGCCCGCTGGGCGCCTACAGCCAGTTGCACGTATTGCCCGCCGCCAACCTGGTGCACCTGCCAGACGAGATCAGCTTCGAACAGGCCGCCGGCGCCATGCTCAAGGGCCTGACCGTGCAGTACCTGTTGCGCCAGACGTATGAGTTGAAAGGCGGCGAAACTATCCTGTTCCACGCCGCGGCCGGCGGCGTGGGCTCCCTGGCCTGCCAATGGGCCAAGGCGTTGGGCGTCAAATTGATCGGTACGGTGAGCTCACCGGAGAAAGCCGCGCTGGCCAAATCCCTGGGCGCCTGGGAAACCATCGACTACAGCAAGGAAAATGTCGCACAGCGCGTGCTGGAGTTGACCGACGGCAAAAAGGTGCCGGTGGTGTATGACGGCGTCGGCAAGGACACCTGGCTGACCTCGCTGGACAGCGTGGCACCGCGTGGGTTGGTGGTGAGCTTTGGTAATGCCTCGGGCGCGGTGGACGGGGTGAACCTGGGGATTCTGTCGGCGAAGGGTTCGCTGTATGTCACCCGCCCGACGCTGGCGACCTATGCGAGCAATCCGAAGGACTTGCAGGTGATGGCCGATGATCTGTTCTCGATGATCAAAAGCGGCAAAGTGCGCATCGACATCAACCAGCGTTATGCACTGGCGGACGCGGCCAAAGCGCAGACCGAGTTGTCAGCGCGGCGCACGACCGGCTCAACCATTCTGCTGCCTTAA
- the hemF gene encoding oxygen-dependent coproporphyrinogen oxidase, whose protein sequence is MTTRTEAVKAYLLDLQDRICSALETFETDTRFIEDAWTRPAGGGGRTRVIENGSVIEKGGVNFSHVFGSGLPPSASAHRPELAGRGFEALGVSLVIHPHNPHVPTSHANVRFFTAEKEGEEPVWWFGGGFDLTPYYANEEDCIHWHRVAEQACAPFGPDVYSRYKAWCDTYFHIKHRNEPRGIGGLFFDDLNEWGFDTCFAFIRAIGDAYIDAYLPIVQRRQAMAYTEQQRQFQEFRRGRYVEFNLVYDRGTLFGLQSGGRTESILMSLPPQVRWSYDWKAEAGSEEARLTDYFLQDRDWLGLAAPKAVV, encoded by the coding sequence ATGACTACCCGCACCGAGGCTGTTAAAGCCTACCTGCTCGACCTGCAAGACCGTATTTGCAGCGCCCTGGAAACCTTCGAGACGGACACGCGTTTTATCGAAGACGCCTGGACCCGGCCTGCCGGTGGTGGCGGTCGCACCCGTGTGATTGAAAACGGTTCGGTCATCGAAAAAGGCGGCGTTAACTTTTCCCACGTGTTCGGCAGCGGGCTGCCACCGTCCGCCAGTGCGCACCGCCCTGAACTGGCCGGTCGCGGCTTCGAGGCGTTGGGCGTGTCGCTGGTGATCCATCCCCATAACCCCCACGTGCCGACGTCCCACGCCAACGTGCGCTTTTTCACCGCTGAAAAAGAAGGCGAAGAGCCGGTGTGGTGGTTTGGCGGCGGCTTTGACCTCACGCCGTATTACGCCAACGAAGAGGACTGCATCCACTGGCATCGCGTGGCCGAGCAGGCCTGTGCGCCGTTTGGCCCAGACGTCTACTCGCGCTACAAAGCCTGGTGCGATACCTATTTCCATATCAAACACCGTAACGAGCCGCGTGGCATCGGCGGCCTGTTTTTCGATGATTTGAACGAGTGGGGCTTCGACACCTGCTTCGCCTTCATCCGCGCCATCGGTGATGCCTACATCGACGCCTACCTGCCGATCGTGCAACGCCGCCAGGCGATGGCCTATACCGAACAGCAGCGCCAGTTCCAGGAATTCCGCCGGGGCCGCTACGTCGAGTTCAACCTGGTCTATGACCGTGGAACCCTGTTTGGCCTGCAATCGGGCGGGCGTACCGAGTCGATCCTGATGTCGCTGCCGCCCCAGGTGCGCTGGAGCTACGACTGGAAAGCCGAAGCCGGCAGCGAGGAAGCGCGCCTTACCGACTATTTTCTGCAGGACCGCGACTGGCTTGGCCTCGCAGCACCCAAGGCGGTGGTTTGA
- the aroE gene encoding shikimate dehydrogenase, whose product MDRYVVFGNPIGHSKSPLIHRMFAEQTGEQLDYSTLLAPLEDFAGCARKFFQHGRGANVTVPFKEDAFRLANTLTERAQRAGAVNTLSKLADGTLLGDNTDGAGLVRDLTVNAGLNLHGKRILLLGAGGAVRGVLEPLLAEKPASLIIANRTVEKAEALAELFDDLGPVSASGFDWLREPVDVIINATSASLTGDVPPIAVSLIEPGKTFCYDMMYAKEPTAFCRWAEEQGAAVAMDGLGMLVEQAAQAFFLWRGVRPDSAPVLAELRRQLV is encoded by the coding sequence ATGGATCGCTACGTCGTATTCGGCAACCCCATCGGTCACAGCAAGTCGCCGTTGATTCACCGCATGTTCGCCGAGCAGACCGGTGAGCAACTGGACTACAGCACACTGCTCGCGCCGCTGGAGGATTTCGCCGGCTGCGCCCGTAAGTTCTTTCAACACGGTCGTGGTGCGAATGTCACCGTGCCGTTCAAGGAAGACGCTTTCCGGCTAGCCAACACCCTCACCGAGCGTGCCCAGCGCGCCGGTGCGGTGAATACCCTGAGCAAGCTGGCCGACGGCACATTGCTGGGCGACAACACCGACGGCGCCGGCCTGGTGCGCGATCTCACGGTGAACGCCGGGCTGAACCTGCACGGCAAGCGCATCCTGCTGCTGGGCGCCGGGGGCGCGGTGCGTGGGGTGCTGGAACCGCTGCTCGCCGAGAAGCCGGCCTCGCTGATTATCGCCAACCGCACCGTCGAAAAGGCTGAAGCACTGGCTGAACTGTTCGACGATCTGGGCCCGGTGTCGGCCAGTGGTTTCGATTGGCTGCGTGAGCCGGTGGACGTCATCATCAATGCCACCTCCGCCAGCCTTACAGGCGATGTACCGCCGATTGCCGTCAGCCTGATCGAGCCGGGCAAGACGTTCTGCTACGACATGATGTACGCCAAGGAACCCACCGCGTTCTGCCGCTGGGCTGAGGAACAGGGTGCTGCGGTAGCGATGGATGGCCTGGGCATGCTGGTGGAACAAGCGGCGCAAGCCTTCTTCCTGTGGCGCGGCGTGCGCCCGGATTCGGCGCCAGTGCTGGCCGAGCTACGCCGTCAGTTGGTCTGA
- a CDS encoding SulP family inorganic anion transporter, giving the protein MSRPNRHTLFPFLSWLPRQTRASVGRDAIVGLSGAVLALPQSIAYALIAGLPPEYGLYAAIVPVMIACLWGSSWHLICGPTAAISIVLYASVSPLAVPGSQDYITLILLLTFLAGVFQWLLGLLRFGALVNFVSHSVVLGFTLGAAVVIALGQLPNLLGLELVSQATAIDSLLALIEHAGEWDRASLALGLGTLLVGALLKYLMPRWPTLLIALALGSFAAWLWPSLFGHVALVSSFVGKLPPLRPLPMDLDTLLRLLPSAVAVGMLGLVTSLSIARSLSARSQQVLDANQEVRAQGLSNIIGGFFSGYLSAGSFTRSGLSYEAGARSPLAGVFSALWVALFALFGAGLISRIPIPSMAASILLICWGLVDRRGIRALFRVSRAEFVVMGLTCVATLLLELQTAIYAGVLASLFFYLKRTSQPRVQHWRDGDEEVLRVGGSIFFGASHYLQVRLQRLQGERVVIESQQINFIDYSGVEMLHQEARRLAALGRSLTLRGARPQVVEELKKLEGADNCPIHFQD; this is encoded by the coding sequence ATGTCCCGGCCCAACCGCCACACACTGTTCCCCTTCCTCAGCTGGCTGCCACGCCAAACCCGCGCCAGCGTCGGCCGCGATGCCATCGTGGGTCTGAGCGGCGCAGTGCTTGCGCTGCCGCAGTCGATTGCCTACGCATTGATCGCCGGGCTCCCACCGGAGTACGGTCTCTACGCCGCCATCGTTCCGGTGATGATCGCTTGTTTGTGGGGCTCGTCATGGCACCTGATCTGCGGCCCTACCGCGGCGATCTCCATCGTGCTCTACGCCAGTGTCAGCCCGCTGGCGGTGCCGGGGTCCCAGGACTACATCACCTTGATCCTGCTGCTGACCTTTCTCGCCGGGGTGTTCCAGTGGTTGCTGGGCCTGCTGCGCTTCGGCGCGCTGGTGAATTTTGTCTCCCATTCGGTAGTACTCGGCTTTACCCTCGGTGCCGCCGTGGTGATCGCCCTCGGTCAACTGCCCAACCTGCTGGGCCTGGAACTTGTGAGCCAGGCCACGGCCATCGACAGCCTGCTGGCGCTGATCGAGCATGCCGGTGAGTGGGACCGCGCCTCGCTCGCATTGGGCTTGGGCACCTTGCTGGTGGGCGCGCTGCTCAAATACCTGATGCCACGCTGGCCCACCCTGTTGATCGCCCTGGCCCTGGGCAGCTTTGCCGCGTGGCTGTGGCCGTCGCTATTCGGGCATGTGGCGCTGGTCAGCTCGTTTGTCGGCAAGCTGCCACCCTTGCGCCCCTTGCCAATGGACTTGGATACGCTCCTGCGCCTGCTACCCAGTGCCGTGGCAGTGGGCATGCTGGGCCTGGTCACCAGCCTATCGATTGCGCGCTCACTGTCGGCGCGTTCACAACAAGTGCTCGATGCGAATCAGGAAGTTCGCGCCCAAGGTTTATCCAACATCATCGGCGGGTTTTTTTCCGGGTATTTGTCGGCAGGTTCCTTCACCCGCTCCGGCCTCAGTTATGAGGCGGGCGCCCGCTCACCACTGGCCGGCGTGTTTTCCGCGCTCTGGGTGGCGCTGTTCGCGCTGTTTGGCGCAGGGTTGATTTCACGCATTCCGATCCCCAGCATGGCAGCGAGTATCCTGCTGATCTGCTGGGGGCTGGTGGACCGCCGAGGCATTCGTGCCTTATTTCGCGTGAGCCGCGCCGAGTTCGTGGTGATGGGCCTGACGTGCGTCGCCACGTTGTTGCTGGAACTGCAGACAGCGATTTATGCGGGGGTGCTCGCGTCGCTGTTTTTCTACCTCAAGCGCACTTCGCAACCACGGGTTCAGCACTGGCGCGACGGTGACGAGGAGGTATTGCGAGTAGGCGGTTCGATCTTTTTTGGCGCCAGCCACTACCTGCAAGTGCGCCTGCAACGCTTGCAGGGCGAGCGGGTGGTGATCGAGTCGCAGCAGATCAACTTCATCGACTACTCCGGGGTGGAGATGCTGCACCAGGAAGCCCGGCGGTTGGCGGCGCTGGGGCGTAGCCTGACGTTGCGCGGGGCCAGGCCACAAGTCGTTGAAGAACTGAAGAAACTGGAAGGCGCCGACAACTGCCCCATCCATTTCCAAGACTAA
- the choX gene encoding choline ABC transporter substrate-binding protein, whose translation MQKLTVVLGILALSSANAYAGASCETVKMADPGWSDIAATNAITGFLLTGMGYKAKVDTLAVPITFGGLKDGQVDVFMGNWMPAQQGFYDKFVANGDVVQLAKNLDGTEFTLAVPDYVWDAGVRDFADLNKFADKFDKKIYGIGSGAPANISLQEIIKKNDFELGQWKLIESSEQAMLAEVSRAVKKQRFVTFLGWTPHPMNVQLKMHYLKGGEKYFGDTGSVYTLTRKGYAQACPNVGKLLTNLSFTQDMENSIMAEVANKKVSNADAAKAWIKANPAVLDKWLDGVKTLDGQDALAAVKAKL comes from the coding sequence ATGCAAAAGTTAACGGTAGTGCTGGGCATTCTGGCGTTGAGCAGCGCCAACGCTTACGCCGGTGCCAGTTGTGAAACGGTGAAAATGGCCGATCCCGGCTGGAGCGACATTGCGGCGACCAACGCCATCACCGGTTTTCTGCTGACCGGCATGGGCTACAAGGCCAAGGTCGACACGCTGGCGGTGCCGATTACCTTTGGCGGGCTCAAGGACGGCCAGGTTGACGTGTTCATGGGCAACTGGATGCCGGCGCAGCAAGGCTTTTATGACAAATTCGTGGCCAACGGCGATGTGGTGCAACTGGCCAAGAACCTCGACGGCACCGAGTTCACCCTCGCCGTGCCGGACTATGTGTGGGACGCCGGCGTGCGTGATTTTGCCGACCTGAATAAATTCGCCGACAAGTTCGACAAGAAGATCTACGGCATCGGCTCCGGCGCCCCGGCGAATATCTCGCTGCAGGAGATCATCAAGAAGAATGACTTCGAGCTTGGCCAATGGAAGCTGATCGAGTCGAGTGAACAGGCGATGCTCGCCGAAGTCTCGCGGGCGGTGAAGAAACAGCGCTTCGTCACCTTCCTCGGCTGGACGCCACACCCAATGAACGTGCAGTTGAAGATGCACTACCTCAAAGGCGGCGAGAAGTATTTTGGCGACACTGGCAGCGTCTATACCTTGACCCGCAAGGGCTATGCGCAAGCCTGCCCGAATGTGGGGAAACTGCTGACCAACCTGAGTTTCACTCAAGACATGGAGAACAGCATCATGGCTGAAGTGGCGAACAAGAAGGTCAGCAATGCCGATGCGGCGAAGGCCTGGATCAAGGCCAATCCGGCGGTGTTGGACAAGTGGCTGGACGGCGTGAAAACCCTGGACGGCCAGGATGCGTTGGCCGCTGTGAAAGCCAAACTCTAA
- a CDS encoding L-threonylcarbamoyladenylate synthase: MVNRWRVLEAAREIRAGAVIAYPTEAVWGLGCDPWNEEAVDRLLAIKNRSVDKGLILVADNIRQFDFLFEDFPDTWIERMASTWPGPNTWLVPHQDLLPEWVTGVHDTVALRVSDHPLVRDLCAQVGPLISTSANPQGRPAARTRIRVEQYFRGQVDLVLGGALGGRKNPSLIRDLVTGDVVRPS; this comes from the coding sequence ATGGTCAACAGGTGGCGTGTGCTGGAAGCCGCACGAGAAATTCGCGCAGGTGCGGTGATTGCCTATCCGACCGAAGCGGTCTGGGGACTGGGCTGCGACCCGTGGAACGAAGAGGCGGTGGACCGTCTGCTGGCGATCAAGAACCGCTCGGTGGATAAGGGCCTGATCCTGGTCGCGGATAACATTCGCCAGTTCGACTTCCTGTTCGAAGATTTCCCCGACACCTGGATCGAGCGCATGGCCAGCACCTGGCCGGGGCCGAATACCTGGCTGGTGCCGCATCAGGACCTGCTGCCGGAATGGGTCACGGGTGTGCATGACACCGTGGCGCTGCGGGTCAGTGACCACCCATTGGTGCGGGATTTGTGCGCCCAGGTCGGGCCGTTGATTTCCACTTCGGCCAACCCCCAGGGCCGCCCGGCGGCGCGTACGCGGATCCGAGTGGAGCAGTATTTCCGTGGGCAAGTCGACCTTGTGCTGGGTGGCGCCCTGGGTGGGCGCAAGAACCCGAGCCTGATTCGTGACCTGGTGACGGGGGATGTGGTGCGACCGTCTTGA